In the Chloroflexota bacterium genome, one interval contains:
- a CDS encoding zinc ribbon domain-containing protein translates to MPTYDRGCNTCGHTFEIRRAMSDTSPIKCSKCSGETRQLFKKVPTIFTRNIDHPDSPLDDMPGAEKMRKQADMAINKVMKDMGS, encoded by the coding sequence ATGCCCACCTATGATCGCGGCTGCAACACCTGCGGCCATACCTTTGAGATCCGCCGCGCCATGAGCGATACCTCGCCCATCAAGTGCTCCAAGTGCTCCGGGGAGACGCGCCAGCTCTTCAAAAAGGTCCCCACCATCTTCACCCGCAACATAGACCATCCCGACTCCCCCCTGGACGATATGCCCGGCGCGGAGAAGATGCGCAAGCAGGCCGATATGGCCATCAACAAGGTCATGAAAGATATGGGGAGCTAG
- a CDS encoding aspartyl/glutamyl-tRNA amidotransferase subunit A gives MPSADPCFLTIREAARLLRGKRLSSVEITKAVLARAKATQPKTNAFIAILEASALAEARRADRALAQGRAKGPLHGIPISVKDIFDMKGLITSCGSAVLHDNVAESDAAVVTRLREAGAVIIGKANMTEFAVDMPSPVYGPAHNPWNLDYLSGISSSGSGASLIVGAGFASLGTDTGGSIRLPAAFCGCAGIKPTYGRVSRHGVFPLAWSLDHAGPLARTVEDAAITLQAIAGPDPRDPTAARVPVPSYTRDLAKGAGGLRIGVPKEYFFDAIDREVESRVRAAIERLRKLGARIVPVSVPNATQTMLAMSSIIRVEQAAAHEQLIRTRLHLYGGTLGDRLVSASLRSAVDYIKAQRIRMLIVRDFHAAFEKVDVIATPTMPILPFKIAEQKPGGSGQGARLSHFTAPFDLTGSPAISIPCGFSASGLPIGLQLIGKPFAEAVVLRAAYAHQQATDWHTKRPPL, from the coding sequence ATGCCCTCCGCTGACCCGTGCTTCCTCACCATCCGCGAAGCCGCTCGCCTCCTCAGAGGCAAGCGACTCTCCTCCGTCGAGATCACCAAGGCCGTCCTCGCCCGCGCCAAGGCCACCCAGCCCAAGACCAACGCCTTCATCGCCATCCTGGAAGCCTCCGCCCTCGCCGAGGCCCGCCGCGCCGATCGCGCTCTCGCCCAGGGGCGCGCCAAAGGCCCCCTCCACGGCATCCCCATCTCCGTCAAAGACATCTTTGATATGAAGGGTCTCATCACCTCCTGCGGCTCGGCCGTCCTCCATGACAACGTCGCCGAGAGCGATGCCGCCGTCGTCACGCGCCTCCGCGAGGCTGGGGCCGTCATCATCGGCAAGGCCAACATGACCGAGTTCGCCGTGGATATGCCCAGCCCCGTCTACGGCCCCGCCCACAACCCCTGGAACCTGGACTACCTTTCCGGCATTTCCTCCAGCGGCTCCGGCGCCTCCCTCATCGTCGGCGCAGGCTTCGCCTCCCTGGGCACGGATACCGGCGGCTCCATCCGCCTGCCCGCCGCCTTCTGCGGCTGCGCCGGCATCAAGCCCACCTATGGGCGCGTCAGCCGCCACGGCGTCTTCCCTCTTGCCTGGTCCCTGGACCACGCAGGCCCCCTGGCGCGCACCGTGGAAGATGCCGCCATCACCCTGCAGGCCATCGCAGGCCCCGACCCTCGCGACCCCACCGCCGCCCGGGTGCCCGTCCCCTCCTACACCCGCGACTTGGCCAAGGGCGCCGGGGGACTGCGCATCGGCGTGCCCAAGGAATACTTCTTCGACGCTATTGACCGGGAGGTCGAGTCCCGCGTCCGCGCCGCCATCGAAAGGTTGAGGAAGCTCGGCGCGCGCATCGTGCCCGTCTCCGTCCCCAACGCCACCCAGACCATGCTCGCCATGAGCTCCATCATCAGGGTGGAGCAGGCCGCCGCCCACGAACAGCTCATCAGGACGCGCCTGCACCTCTACGGCGGCACCCTCGGCGACCGGCTCGTCTCCGCCTCCCTGCGTAGCGCCGTGGACTACATCAAAGCCCAGCGCATCCGCATGCTCATCGTCCGCGACTTCCATGCCGCTTTCGAAAAGGTGGACGTCATCGCGACGCCCACCATGCCCATCCTGCCCTTCAAGATCGCGGAGCAGAAGCCCGGCGGCTCAGGCCAGGGCGCGCGCCTCTCCCACTTCACGGCCCCCTTCGACCTGACGGGATCCCCCGCCATCTCCATCCCCTGCGGCTTCAGCGCCTCGGGGCTGCCCATCGGCCTGCAGCTTATCGGCAAGCCCTTCGCGGAGGCCGTCGTCCTGCGCGCCGCCTACGCCCACCAGCAGGCCACGGACTGGCACACCAAGCGCCCGCCCCTCTAG